The following proteins are co-located in the Aerosakkonema funiforme FACHB-1375 genome:
- a CDS encoding serine/threonine-protein kinase codes for MSLCINPHCPKPDHPQNSNNRQCQSCRSDLLLQGRYRVMQLLSDNSGFGKIYSAEQRGSAKILKVLKEHLNNEPKAVELFQQEANVLEQFQHPGIPKVDGYFEYQTKNGLTLHCIVMEKIEGPNLEEWLKQQGNHPISEQQAIAWLKQLAEILQIVHGKQYFHRDIKPPNIMLRRDGQLVLIDFGTAREATYTYLARLGAGYQITAIVSVGYTPPEQQNFQAVPQSDFFALGRTFVYLLTGQNVLNFYDAYNDVFSWRQAANISPILAKFIDNLMARKPQDRPHNTQVLLQRIDELAQKLAKRKTNFPLGMAAGVLLVFGGGIGFWVSKLGGNSISPRDISSSIPMVTSEPRFSRSVVTSVAPISSPRSISITTSPDYTQLENLLKLEIWKEADAETRNIMLKASGREEESWLDTKSIDSFPCKDLANINKLWVKYSKGKFGFSVQKSIWEAVGGSSQANPEIYNRFGDRVGWRVNKHWLKYDDYNFTMNSPIGHLPQMFNHNKLPSNRLSVLAPKLAKCGIP; via the coding sequence ATGAGTCTGTGCATCAACCCACATTGCCCAAAACCAGACCACCCGCAGAACAGCAACAACCGCCAATGTCAAAGTTGCCGTTCTGACTTACTTCTGCAAGGACGCTATCGGGTGATGCAACTCCTCAGCGATAACAGTGGTTTTGGCAAAATTTACAGCGCAGAACAACGGGGAAGTGCCAAAATACTGAAAGTCCTCAAAGAACATCTCAACAACGAACCGAAAGCAGTCGAACTATTTCAACAAGAAGCAAACGTATTAGAGCAGTTCCAGCATCCCGGTATTCCCAAAGTCGATGGTTATTTCGAGTATCAAACCAAAAACGGGTTGACATTGCACTGCATTGTGATGGAAAAAATCGAGGGGCCAAACTTAGAAGAGTGGCTAAAACAGCAGGGAAATCATCCCATTTCCGAACAGCAAGCAATAGCCTGGTTAAAGCAACTGGCAGAAATATTGCAGATAGTGCATGGGAAGCAGTATTTCCATCGCGATATTAAGCCGCCCAATATCATGCTAAGACGGGATGGGCAGTTGGTGTTGATTGATTTTGGCACGGCGAGGGAAGCTACCTATACTTATCTTGCCAGACTGGGTGCGGGATACCAAATTACGGCGATAGTTTCTGTTGGGTATACGCCACCGGAACAACAGAATTTCCAAGCAGTACCGCAATCAGATTTTTTTGCATTGGGACGGACGTTTGTGTATTTGCTGACGGGACAGAATGTTTTAAATTTTTACGATGCTTATAACGATGTGTTTAGCTGGCGACAGGCTGCGAATATTTCACCCATTTTGGCTAAATTTATCGATAATTTGATGGCGCGAAAGCCACAGGATAGACCGCACAATACCCAGGTGCTTTTGCAGAGGATAGACGAACTGGCGCAAAAGTTGGCAAAGCGGAAAACCAATTTTCCTCTGGGGATGGCGGCGGGAGTGTTATTGGTTTTTGGTGGTGGAATTGGGTTTTGGGTTTCTAAATTAGGTGGGAATTCTATTAGTCCGAGGGATATTAGTTCGTCTATTCCGATGGTGACGAGTGAGCCGCGTTTTAGTCGGAGTGTGGTGACAAGTGTTGCGCCTATTAGTTCGCCGCGTTCTATTTCTATTACAACAAGCCCAGACTATACTCAACTCGAAAATTTACTAAAATTAGAAATATGGAAAGAAGCAGATGCAGAAACTCGTAATATCATGCTTAAGGCTTCTGGTCGAGAAGAAGAGAGTTGGCTTGATACAAAATCTATAGACAGTTTTCCTTGTAAAGACCTTGCCAATATCAATAAACTCTGGGTGAAATATAGCAAAGGAAAGTTTGGTTTTAGCGTTCAAAAATCTATTTGGGAAGCTGTTGGCGGTAGTTCACAAGCAAATCCTGAAATTTATAACCGTTTTGGAGATCGTGTAGGATGGCGCGTCAATAAGCATTGGCTAAAATATGATGATTACAATTTTACTATGAATTCACCAATAGGACACTTGCCCCAAATGTTTAATCACAACAAGTTACCTAGTAACAGATTATCTGTGCTAGCACCAAAACTTGCCAAATGTGGTATTCCTTAA
- the proX gene encoding glycine betaine/L-proline ABC transporter substrate-binding protein ProX has protein sequence MLAQRLKQFISFFLITLFSIVLINYFSLAQTTTNSNLPGKGITIRPGTSDWIEDRFQTEIINIGLEKLGYKIAPLVGAAYPALYTAVANGDLDFAPVFGEPGHNLFYQNAGGAKKLEKVGLLFPLIQGYQIDKKTADKYQITNLQQFQDPKIAKLFDTDGDGKADLVGCDPGWSCELEMDRHLDAYKLRNTVEINKGNYTALIADALTRYQQGKPFFSYVYSPFWLGQVMKVDRDAIWLEVPFTTSSKATGKLTAKDTSVNGKNLGMVQGRYRVLANRKFLAKNPSVKRFFELVKIPYQDMIRESFIIKQGEDKPQDIRRHAEEWVKQNNKLFQGWINQIKQPNHNLLEETSSSIGNNPNPKTQSLTRLSILLNPFQLYTVPLDKWITATINFLVNNFRPFFQTIRIPIGWVLQAIRNFLLAIPPIILLLLASFMTWRIAGKPVGIYSLLALILIGFTGLWEAAIISLALVVTSVIFCIIVGIPLGVACARSDRFERALLPLLDAMQTLPVFVYLVPVIMLFGIGEVPGVIATIIYALPPLIRFTNLGIRQVSPEIVEVASAFGSTPRQTLWEVQIPLAIPTILAGVNQTVLFALGMSVVASMIAVPGLGLTVLQGVGRLDVGMAAVGGLGIVLLAILLDRITQAIGKRYNG, from the coding sequence ATGCTCGCACAACGCCTAAAACAATTTATTTCGTTTTTTCTAATAACTCTATTTTCGATCGTTTTAATCAATTATTTCTCCTTAGCACAAACAACAACTAACTCAAATCTACCTGGAAAAGGCATTACGATTCGTCCGGGAACAAGCGATTGGATTGAGGATCGGTTTCAAACTGAAATTATCAATATTGGCTTGGAGAAACTCGGCTACAAAATAGCGCCACTGGTAGGAGCGGCTTATCCAGCCCTTTATACCGCAGTCGCTAATGGTGATTTGGATTTTGCTCCTGTCTTTGGAGAACCCGGGCATAATTTATTTTATCAAAATGCTGGTGGTGCAAAAAAATTGGAGAAAGTAGGTTTGCTGTTTCCACTCATCCAGGGGTATCAGATTGATAAAAAGACTGCGGATAAATATCAGATTACTAACTTACAACAATTTCAAGACCCAAAGATTGCCAAGCTATTTGATACCGATGGAGATGGCAAAGCCGATCTAGTTGGTTGCGATCCGGGTTGGAGTTGTGAGTTAGAAATGGATCGTCATCTAGATGCTTACAAATTGCGGAATACTGTAGAAATTAATAAGGGAAATTATACAGCTCTGATTGCAGATGCCTTAACTCGTTACCAACAAGGAAAACCATTTTTTTCCTATGTTTATAGTCCTTTCTGGCTCGGTCAGGTAATGAAAGTCGATCGAGATGCGATCTGGCTGGAAGTTCCATTTACTACCTCTTCCAAAGCCACTGGGAAACTTACTGCCAAAGATACATCTGTAAACGGCAAAAATCTGGGGATGGTTCAAGGTAGATATCGAGTACTTGCCAACCGAAAATTTTTAGCGAAAAATCCCTCGGTTAAACGTTTCTTTGAACTGGTGAAAATTCCTTATCAAGATATGATTCGGGAAAGTTTTATCATTAAACAGGGTGAAGATAAACCCCAAGATATTCGTCGTCATGCCGAGGAATGGGTGAAGCAGAATAATAAACTGTTTCAGGGCTGGATAAATCAAATCAAGCAACCCAATCATAACCTGTTAGAAGAAACTTCTTCAAGTATTGGGAATAATCCTAACCCCAAAACCCAAAGTTTAACGAGATTGAGTATCTTATTAAATCCTTTTCAGCTTTACACCGTTCCTCTAGACAAGTGGATTACAGCAACTATTAATTTCTTGGTAAATAACTTTCGTCCTTTCTTCCAAACAATTCGCATTCCGATCGGTTGGGTATTACAAGCAATTCGTAATTTCTTGTTGGCGATTCCTCCAATAATCTTGCTACTATTGGCCAGTTTTATGACATGGCGAATTGCAGGAAAACCTGTAGGAATTTACAGCTTACTTGCCCTAATATTAATTGGTTTTACTGGGCTGTGGGAAGCGGCGATAATTTCCTTAGCTCTTGTGGTTACATCTGTGATATTTTGCATTATTGTTGGTATTCCCTTGGGTGTAGCTTGTGCCCGGAGCGATCGATTTGAGCGAGCGCTTTTACCCCTCCTTGATGCCATGCAAACTCTGCCAGTGTTTGTTTATCTGGTGCCGGTAATTATGCTATTTGGAATTGGAGAAGTTCCGGGGGTAATTGCTACGATTATTTATGCCCTTCCTCCCTTAATTCGCTTTACTAATTTGGGGATTCGACAAGTTTCTCCAGAGATTGTGGAGGTAGCTAGCGCCTTTGGTTCAACACCCAGACAAACCTTATGGGAAGTGCAAATTCCGCTGGCTATACCCACGATTCTGGCTGGAGTTAATCAAACTGTGTTGTTTGCTCTGGGGATGTCGGTGGTTGCTTCCATGATTGCAGTTCCAGGACTGGGTTTAACGGTATTACAAGGTGTGGGGCGCTTAGATGTGGGGATGGCAGCTGTGGGGGGATTAGGAATTGTTTTGTTGGCAATTCTGCTCGATCGCATCACTCAAGCTATTGGCAAGAGGTATAACGGTTGA
- a CDS encoding GAF domain-containing protein, with amino-acid sequence MKETIKQFAKQNFPKTIAKTMPSWPNLLQGVAEATRQLLTADDYTTAINEALATLGRVTGVDRVYIFEIHPHPETGEPVTSHRFEWAHASVTAELHNPILQNLDFAAYGMTHWYETLKAGNSVSALIKDLPPIQKQLIEPQGALSILVVPIPINGQLWGVIGFDDCHCDRRWSRDEEAVLMTMAATLGGVIAQRQTQEELRQERDFIAAILDTAGALVVVLDRQGQIIRFNRACEQITNYSFDEVKGQYFWDLFLITEEKEAVKVIFDKLKAGHFPINYENYWLTKNGIRRRIAWSSTAILDANRNVKYIIGTGIDITERYLAQEELRKGEELYRTLARNFPNGGVFLFDRNLRYTVAEGTGLAAIGVSKELLEGKTIWEVWSPETCKIIEPHYRAALAGNTNIFELQYGESVYLLHTLPVKNERGEIFAGMLMSLDITERKRVEIALRESQRRLRQQNRVLMELAKDKTINSGNLKTAIQKITEAAAKTLEIERASVWLYNRDRSRITCIDLYERSPNRHSQGLELAALNYPAYFKALETERTIAAPDAYTDPRTREFSERYLTPIGVKSMLDSPIWLGGQMVGIVCHEQVETCRHWALEEENFAGSIADLVSLAIEAYEHQKAEEQLLAAVQRDRLLAQIALRIRRSLNLDEILNTTVAEVRQFLQADRVFIGYQQLNSQGQIVAESVDPKYPSVLGFLVNDKSYLQELRSLFENHRVRVVEDTAKVTQQPCAKYYSEYKIRAGLGVPILLGDQLFGALVVHQCSAPRHWQQFEIDLLEQLATQVAIAIQQAELYQQVYALNANLERQVEERTSQLQQRNRELQEINQLKDIFLHAVTHDLRTPVMGWLLVLKNLLNTHESEFINNPKSQIPNPKSAVPVPRSTLERMIQSSDRQLHLINSLLEVHSTEVRGLALHPKPLQLNEIVQAIIADLEPLLDRNQATFHNLISSDLPMINADREQLWRVFENLVTNALNHNPPGLNLTLKATIENGKTPDCKYDNPSDISLATKHLDDDYFVLLKDFSQSKSEAFVPVSFSPRSETACTNVNPFGTLMQTPLAPVPSPQFIRFTLEDNGVGMDRETCEHLFELYVRGSHVRRLTGIGLGLYLCRQIITAHGGEIGVISSLGAGATFWFTLPVVSIGV; translated from the coding sequence ATGAAGGAAACTATCAAACAATTTGCCAAACAAAATTTTCCCAAAACAATCGCCAAAACTATGCCTTCTTGGCCGAATCTCTTGCAAGGAGTTGCAGAAGCCACTCGCCAACTGTTGACCGCTGACGATTATACCACAGCTATTAATGAAGCTTTAGCAACTTTGGGGCGGGTAACGGGAGTCGATCGCGTCTATATTTTTGAAATTCATCCCCACCCAGAAACAGGGGAACCTGTGACGAGTCACCGCTTTGAATGGGCTCATGCTAGCGTTACTGCCGAACTTCACAACCCTATTTTACAGAACCTAGATTTCGCCGCTTACGGGATGACGCATTGGTACGAAACGCTAAAAGCTGGGAATTCTGTCAGCGCCTTAATTAAAGATTTACCGCCTATCCAAAAACAATTAATAGAACCGCAAGGAGCTTTATCTATATTAGTTGTTCCCATTCCAATTAACGGTCAACTTTGGGGTGTAATTGGTTTTGATGATTGCCATTGCGATCGCCGCTGGTCGAGAGATGAAGAAGCGGTGTTAATGACGATGGCGGCAACGCTGGGCGGCGTCATCGCTCAACGACAAACCCAAGAAGAATTGCGCCAAGAACGCGATTTTATTGCTGCTATTCTCGATACTGCTGGTGCGTTGGTGGTGGTACTCGATCGCCAAGGGCAAATTATCCGCTTTAACAGAGCTTGCGAACAAATCACGAACTACTCATTTGATGAAGTAAAAGGCCAATATTTCTGGGATTTATTCTTAATTACAGAAGAAAAAGAGGCAGTAAAAGTTATATTTGATAAGCTAAAAGCAGGTCATTTCCCGATAAATTATGAAAACTATTGGCTGACAAAAAACGGGATACGGCGGCGAATTGCTTGGTCAAGTACAGCCATCCTCGACGCCAATCGCAATGTCAAGTACATCATCGGTACTGGGATCGATATCACCGAGCGCTACTTGGCACAAGAAGAACTGCGGAAAGGAGAAGAATTATATCGCACCCTGGCGAGGAACTTTCCCAATGGTGGAGTTTTCTTGTTCGATCGCAACTTGCGTTACACCGTTGCAGAAGGTACGGGATTAGCTGCAATCGGTGTTTCCAAAGAATTATTAGAAGGCAAGACAATTTGGGAGGTATGGTCTCCCGAAACCTGTAAAATTATAGAGCCGCATTATCGGGCAGCACTAGCCGGAAATACAAATATTTTTGAATTGCAATATGGCGAATCGGTATATCTTTTACATACATTGCCGGTTAAAAATGAGCGTGGGGAAATATTTGCGGGAATGTTGATGTCTTTAGATATTACTGAGCGCAAGCGAGTCGAAATAGCTTTGCGCGAAAGCCAAAGGCGCTTGCGTCAGCAAAACCGAGTGCTGATGGAATTAGCGAAGGACAAAACAATCAATAGTGGCAATTTAAAAACGGCGATTCAAAAAATTACCGAAGCTGCTGCCAAGACTTTAGAAATTGAACGAGCTAGCGTTTGGTTGTATAATAGGGATCGCTCTCGCATTACCTGTATCGACCTTTACGAACGCAGCCCCAATCGTCATTCTCAAGGTTTGGAACTGGCAGCACTTAACTATCCAGCTTATTTTAAGGCATTGGAAACCGAGCGGACAATCGCCGCCCCTGATGCCTATACCGACCCCAGAACTAGAGAGTTTTCCGAGCGCTATTTGACACCAATTGGTGTCAAATCTATGTTAGATTCACCCATTTGGTTAGGCGGGCAAATGGTGGGAATTGTCTGTCACGAACAGGTAGAAACTTGTCGTCATTGGGCATTAGAAGAAGAAAATTTTGCAGGCTCTATAGCGGATTTAGTTTCTTTGGCGATCGAAGCTTACGAACACCAAAAAGCAGAGGAGCAATTACTTGCAGCAGTTCAACGCGATCGCCTCTTAGCTCAAATCGCTTTACGCATTCGCAGATCGCTCAATCTCGACGAAATTCTTAACACTACAGTTGCGGAAGTACGACAATTTCTGCAAGCCGATCGCGTTTTCATCGGCTACCAACAACTAAACAGTCAAGGGCAAATAGTTGCCGAATCAGTCGATCCCAAGTACCCGTCTGTTTTAGGCTTTCTGGTAAACGATAAAAGCTACCTGCAAGAATTGCGATCGCTGTTTGAAAATCATCGCGTCCGAGTAGTGGAAGATACCGCCAAAGTCACACAACAACCTTGTGCTAAATACTATTCCGAATACAAAATAAGAGCCGGTTTAGGTGTACCGATTTTGTTGGGCGATCAGCTATTTGGTGCCTTAGTAGTTCATCAATGTTCCGCACCCCGTCACTGGCAGCAATTTGAAATCGATCTGCTAGAACAGTTGGCAACGCAAGTAGCGATCGCGATTCAGCAAGCCGAACTATATCAACAAGTATACGCTCTCAATGCTAATTTAGAACGACAAGTGGAGGAGCGCACATCTCAATTGCAGCAAAGAAATAGGGAATTGCAAGAAATCAACCAACTTAAAGATATTTTCTTACACGCTGTCACCCACGATTTGCGGACACCGGTTATGGGTTGGTTGCTGGTACTAAAAAATTTGCTCAATACTCACGAATCAGAATTTATCAACAATCCCAAATCCCAAATCCCAAATCCCAAATCCGCAGTTCCCGTGCCGCGATCGACTTTAGAACGCATGATCCAAAGTAGCGATCGGCAACTCCACCTCATTAACTCGCTTTTGGAAGTCCACTCTACTGAAGTACGCGGTTTAGCTCTGCACCCCAAGCCACTACAACTAAACGAAATAGTGCAAGCAATTATTGCAGATTTAGAGCCCCTATTGGATAGGAATCAAGCAACATTTCACAATTTAATTAGCTCCGATTTGCCAATGATAAATGCAGACCGAGAACAACTATGGCGCGTTTTTGAAAACCTAGTAACCAATGCCTTAAATCATAACCCACCCGGACTTAATTTGACCCTTAAAGCTACTATTGAAAACGGGAAAACGCCAGATTGCAAGTATGACAATCCCAGCGATATATCTCTAGCAACGAAGCATTTAGATGATGATTATTTCGTGTTATTAAAAGATTTCTCCCAGAGTAAGAGCGAAGCATTTGTGCCAGTATCATTTTCGCCGCGATCGGAGACTGCCTGCACAAATGTTAACCCCTTCGGCACTCTAATGCAAACGCCCCTAGCCCCTGTACCCAGCCCCCAATTTATTCGTTTCACTCTTGAAGATAACGGTGTTGGAATGGATCGAGAAACTTGCGAGCATTTATTTGAACTATACGTGCGCGGTTCCCACGTCCGGCGCTTAACCGGGATCGGATTGGGTTTGTATCTCTGTCGGCAAATCATCACAGCCCACGGCGGCGAAATTGGTGTGATTAGCAGTCTGGGTGCTGGTGCAACCTTTTGGTTTACTTTACCCGTTGTTAGTATTGGAGTTTAG
- a CDS encoding FeoB small GTPase domain-containing protein, with amino-acid sequence MECHKCVRNCGNTHQGKKRSFWKWRTKKEKSVESPKIPKVALVGTPNVGKSVLFNALTGTYVTVSNYPGTTVEVSRGETRIGDRFFAIVDTPGMYSLLPITEEEKVARDLLFAETVDLVIHVIDAKNLGRMLPLTFQLIEAGLSVLLAVNMMDEAQRLGIQINPARLEKELGIPVVTMAAAQNVGISVLKERVFEYVKSDCLSAAY; translated from the coding sequence ATGGAATGCCATAAATGTGTAAGAAATTGCGGTAACACGCATCAAGGAAAAAAACGCAGTTTTTGGAAATGGCGCACAAAAAAGGAGAAATCGGTAGAATCGCCAAAAATTCCGAAAGTTGCTTTAGTCGGTACGCCTAATGTGGGAAAAAGCGTGCTGTTTAATGCCTTGACAGGTACTTACGTTACGGTATCTAACTATCCGGGAACGACTGTAGAAGTGTCGCGAGGAGAGACGCGCATAGGAGATCGCTTCTTTGCCATTGTGGATACGCCGGGAATGTACTCGCTACTACCAATTACCGAAGAAGAAAAAGTCGCCAGAGACTTGCTGTTTGCAGAAACAGTAGATCTGGTAATTCATGTTATCGATGCCAAAAATTTAGGCAGAATGCTGCCGTTGACGTTTCAGCTAATTGAAGCGGGATTGTCTGTATTGTTGGCAGTTAATATGATGGACGAAGCACAACGCTTGGGTATCCAAATCAATCCCGCTCGCTTGGAAAAAGAATTGGGAATTCCAGTCGTGACAATGGCGGCGGCACAAAATGTCGGTATTTCGGTATTGAAGGAAAGGGTGTTTGAATATGTTAAGTCAGATTGCTTATCCGCAGCCTATTGA
- a CDS encoding DMT family transporter produces the protein MPAYSSNTEQIEQLPMSILEPSPQIVTKDSHFLAIAAILLAVLICGFTPILIRFCESEVGPDALVFNRYWIATTVLLLCNGLGAGHRFWSKSQNLSSQLNEETSSPISYTSQTVCLLLISGFCFATMQVLWSWSLTQTNLANSALLHNFSIFFTTTAEWFLFKQYFHKNFLMGLVIAVGGMILLGLNDLQFEPSQIQGDIISLVSSVAFGAFLMSAERVRKRVNTNTTMFWCYALAIILTLPLAAIVREQVFPISVQGWYGVFILGLNAAIFSFLQIYSLQQLSASFVALVFLLDPILTGIFAWWIFGETLPWLNLFAFAVILVGLYFAVSSPSVASDFEEN, from the coding sequence TTGCCAGCATATTCAAGTAATACAGAACAAATCGAACAACTACCAATGTCAATATTAGAGCCATCTCCGCAGATTGTCACAAAAGACTCCCATTTCCTGGCAATTGCTGCCATATTATTAGCTGTTTTAATTTGTGGATTCACACCAATACTGATTCGATTTTGCGAAAGCGAAGTCGGACCAGATGCGCTCGTCTTTAACCGCTACTGGATAGCCACAACAGTTTTACTATTATGCAATGGCTTGGGGGCTGGACACCGCTTTTGGAGCAAATCTCAAAATCTGTCCAGTCAACTGAATGAGGAAACATCCTCCCCCATATCTTATACGAGTCAAACAGTATGCCTCTTGTTAATATCGGGATTCTGCTTCGCTACTATGCAGGTTTTATGGTCTTGGTCACTCACTCAGACTAATCTTGCCAACTCTGCCTTGCTTCATAATTTTTCCATCTTTTTTACAACAACAGCGGAATGGTTCCTCTTCAAGCAATACTTTCATAAAAACTTTCTGATGGGTCTTGTTATAGCTGTAGGAGGAATGATTTTACTAGGATTAAATGACCTGCAATTTGAGCCATCTCAAATCCAAGGAGATATTATTAGCCTAGTCTCTAGTGTGGCGTTTGGGGCGTTTTTAATGAGTGCGGAAAGAGTGAGAAAACGAGTAAATACTAACACCACAATGTTTTGGTGTTACGCATTAGCAATTATCCTGACTCTCCCGCTGGCTGCGATCGTTCGCGAGCAAGTATTCCCTATATCAGTTCAGGGGTGGTATGGTGTTTTTATTTTGGGGCTTAATGCTGCTATATTCAGTTTTTTGCAAATATATAGTCTTCAGCAGTTATCTGCATCTTTCGTTGCCCTAGTTTTCCTACTAGATCCAATTTTGACAGGTATCTTTGCCTGGTGGATATTTGGAGAAACGTTGCCTTGGCTCAATTTATTTGCATTTGCTGTAATTTTAGTGGGGTTGTATTTCGCGGTATCTAGTCCATCGGTAGCGAGCGATTTTGAGGAGAATTAA
- a CDS encoding radical SAM protein yields MVNKKTPSIGLVEVPATGLYDAEGKNWTSLYRHRSLISKQVLIPDLQAGGFDARLVNLRDENYSEEFGEIAWKGMTLRKTYVGGKISALDPHAFDAWGVTVNFSQDRQVSCMLIEHLAKGGRPIVVGGSDALAEPHHYFQAGATVVVQDKSGAANWAIFDYVLGRPPREELTGVILADGKQYPRKTKAKSPDEWALPSVEVARECLGTLPNVQGLVPVGSLVADIGCDRTCDFCMTPTYGTGFRRMSPETALKWLAIQKEAGARSINIGSDQFLARVLFPGGREEILEITNGAREMGITLMWPNGLELRKTTLGAGRNYESTDLRPDEELIEALFGWDGKVGCPLAYIPAERPVFGREAYKKLLPWQEHCELMKSVVRTGVPVIAYGIIIGLADDDHEDLLRLEEAISDLVDELVQINPQLEFQTSCYSIIPLPGTPQAYNLRKSGMLQFEDTCLWGVWTTTSKTHHLTYEEVSDWQIRLSNIRRGPSGFTNYNGEYSGMVSEASSEDSKIVLGNVS; encoded by the coding sequence ATGGTCAACAAAAAGACTCCCTCCATTGGATTGGTTGAAGTTCCAGCCACGGGACTATACGATGCAGAAGGCAAAAATTGGACTTCTTTATATAGACATCGTTCCTTAATCAGCAAGCAAGTTTTGATCCCTGATTTGCAAGCCGGAGGATTTGATGCCCGATTGGTCAACCTCAGAGATGAAAATTATAGTGAAGAATTTGGGGAGATTGCCTGGAAAGGGATGACCCTACGGAAAACTTATGTAGGGGGCAAAATTTCTGCCCTCGATCCTCACGCCTTCGATGCTTGGGGAGTTACAGTTAATTTCTCCCAAGATCGTCAAGTCAGTTGTATGCTGATTGAGCATCTGGCTAAGGGCGGTCGTCCCATTGTAGTTGGCGGATCGGATGCTCTGGCCGAACCGCACCACTACTTCCAAGCTGGCGCAACAGTAGTAGTTCAGGATAAATCAGGGGCAGCGAATTGGGCTATTTTCGATTATGTACTGGGAAGACCTCCTCGCGAAGAACTCACGGGTGTCATTCTTGCAGATGGTAAACAGTATCCTCGGAAGACGAAAGCAAAAAGTCCAGATGAGTGGGCGCTACCCTCAGTGGAGGTGGCGCGGGAATGTTTGGGGACACTGCCCAATGTCCAGGGATTAGTGCCAGTCGGTTCTTTGGTGGCTGACATTGGTTGCGATCGCACCTGTGATTTTTGCATGACACCCACCTACGGCACTGGTTTTCGGCGAATGTCCCCAGAAACAGCCCTCAAATGGTTGGCGATCCAGAAAGAAGCGGGAGCTCGATCGATCAACATCGGTTCCGATCAATTCCTGGCGCGTGTACTCTTTCCGGGAGGACGAGAAGAAATCCTTGAAATTACCAATGGTGCGCGAGAGATGGGAATAACTCTCATGTGGCCCAATGGTTTAGAACTGAGGAAAACTACTTTGGGGGCGGGGCGTAACTACGAAAGCACCGACCTCAGACCTGATGAAGAACTGATTGAAGCACTGTTTGGCTGGGATGGCAAAGTCGGTTGTCCTTTAGCATATATCCCTGCCGAACGTCCGGTTTTTGGACGAGAAGCATACAAGAAACTTCTGCCCTGGCAAGAGCATTGTGAGTTGATGAAATCTGTAGTTAGAACGGGTGTCCCTGTCATTGCCTATGGCATCATTATCGGGTTAGCCGATGATGACCATGAGGATTTGTTACGTCTTGAGGAAGCGATCTCAGACTTGGTGGATGAACTGGTACAGATTAACCCTCAACTGGAATTTCAGACTTCGTGCTACAGCATTATTCCCTTGCCCGGAACTCCGCAAGCTTATAACTTACGCAAATCAGGAATGCTTCAATTTGAAGACACCTGCCTTTGGGGGGTATGGACAACGACTTCCAAGACTCATCACCTTACCTACGAAGAGGTTTCCGATTGGCAAATTCGTCTATCTAATATTCGGAGAGGACCGTCTGGATTTACTAACTATAACGGGGAATATTCAGGGATGGTTAGTGAAGCTTCATCTGAGGACTCAAAGATTGTATTGGGGAATGTGAGCTAA
- a CDS encoding carbohydrate porin → MGLVTPTTRSCFSIHDRSSGIPANNLETQYCSVKDFSLFLADLGKAGSQLSFVFGMPPKVIDNDIYAREDPDTSLHLELSYSYPISNKIFLISGFLVITNPEHNSDNSPVWVGSLRTSLIF, encoded by the coding sequence ATGGGTCTGGTTACACCCACTACCCGATCGTGCTTCTCCATTCACGATCGCAGCTCTGGAATTCCCGCGAATAACCTCGAAACCCAATACTGCTCGGTTAAGGATTTTTCCTTATTTTTAGCAGATTTAGGTAAAGCAGGTTCGCAATTAAGTTTTGTTTTTGGTATGCCTCCTAAAGTGATAGATAATGATATTTATGCACGGGAAGATCCGGATACTTCTTTGCATTTAGAGTTATCTTATAGCTACCCAATAAGTAACAAAATTTTTCTCATTTCGGGATTTTTAGTAATTACTAACCCAGAGCATAATTCAGATAATTCTCCGGTTTGGGTCGGCTCGCTCCGAACTTCTCTTATCTTCTAG